The Labeo rohita strain BAU-BD-2019 chromosome 19, IGBB_LRoh.1.0, whole genome shotgun sequence genome window below encodes:
- the si:dkey-240h12.4 gene encoding death-associated protein kinase 2 isoform X1, translated as MAVFKLDNVEDLYEIGNVLGSGHFGQVREVRERATGTVWAGKFLKLKKGAGSRLGLERKSVEKEVEILQSLQHQNIMALKDVFESRAEVVLIIELIKGGELFDFIAEKENLTETEAIEFMKQILEGVNYMHQKNVAHFDLKPENIMLSDKHAPNPDIKIIDFGMAHRFIQGEEYKSLGGTPQYIAPEIINYEPLNTAADMWSIGVITYILLSGLSPFQGETDEETLRNIVAMNYEFEPYYFSQTSNMAKDFIQKLLVKNQSERMTAEECLIHPWIKPLNRTQIAKRNRSSINMKNFKKFNARRKWKMSFNMVSACNRFCRLQLLCKVRGPEEQELPVSDKTTQLLSYTQSAGFLSPQQERPVLSATDSHFFSEIQVCIHFISFKTSLRFYKLYYFTRRNIRTRCNSTVSAAATLHDGNAFCLA; from the exons ATGGCTGTCTTCAAGCTGGATAATGTTGAAGACCTTTATGAGATTGGAAATGTTTTGGGAAG TGGTCACTTCGGGCAGGTGCGTGAGGTGCGAGAACGGGCCACTGGCACTGTCTGGGCTGGGAAGTTCCTGAAGCTGAAGAAAGGTGCAGGAAGCAGGCTGGGCCTGGAGAGGAAGAGTGTGGAGAAGGAGGTGGAGATCCTACAGAGCCTTCAGCATCAAAACATCATGGCTCTCAAAGATGTTTTTGAGAGCAGGGCAGAGGTGGTCCTCATCATTGAGCT CATAAAAGGGGGTGAGCTCTTTGATTTCATTGCTGAGAAAGAAAACCTCACAGAGACGGAAGCCATTGAGTTCATGAAGCAGATTCTGGAAGGTGTCAACTACATGCACCAGAAAAATGTTGCCCATTTTGACCTGAAG CCGGAAAACATCATGTTGTCAGACAAACACGCTCCCAATCCAGACATCAAGATCATTGATTTCGGCATGGCTCATCGGTTCATTCAAGGAGAAGAGTATAAGAGTTTAGGTGGAACCCCACAGTACATTG CCCCTGAGATTATCAACTATGAGCCTCTCAACACGGCAGCAGATATGTG GAGCATTGGTGTCATTACCTACATTCT TTTGAGCGGCCTGTCACCGTTCCAAGGCGAGACAGACGAAGAGACGTTGAGGAACATTGTGGCAATGAACTACGAGTTTGAGCCTTACTACTTCAGCCAAACCAGCAACATGGCCAAAGACTTTATCCAGAAACTACTAGTTAAAAACCAGAG TGAAAGAATGACAGCAGAAGAGTGTCTCATTCATCCCTGGATTAAG CCTCTCAATCGAACTCAAATAGCCAAGAGAAACCGCTCCTCCATCAACATGAAGAACTTCAAAAAGTTCAACGCGAGGAGGAAATGGAAG ATGTCCTTTAACATGGTTTCGGCATGTAATCGGTTTTGTCGACTGCAGTTACTGTGTAAGGTCCGTGGTCCAGAGGAACAAGAACTG cctgtctctgacaaaacaacccagctgcttaGTTACACTCAGAGTgcaggctttttgagtcctcaaCAGGAGAGACCGGTTCTCAGCGCCACGGATTCacacttcttcagtgaaatacaggtttgtatacattttatctcatttaaaacATCTTTACGGTtctataaattgtattattttacacgACGCAACATTAGGACGAGATGTAATTCAACTGTGTCAGCAGCGGCCACTTTgcatgatggaaatgccttttgccttgcataa
- the si:dkey-240h12.4 gene encoding death-associated protein kinase 2 isoform X2, with product MAVFKLDNVEDLYEIGNVLGSGHFGQVREVRERATGTVWAGKFLKLKKGAGSRLGLERKSVEKEVEILQSLQHQNIMALKDVFESRAEVVLIIELIKGGELFDFIAEKENLTETEAIEFMKQILEGVNYMHQKNVAHFDLKPENIMLSDKHAPNPDIKIIDFGMAHRFIQGEEYKSLGGTPQYIAPEIINYEPLNTAADMWSIGVITYILLSGLSPFQGETDEETLRNIVAMNYEFEPYYFSQTSNMAKDFIQKLLVKNQSERMTAEECLIHPWIKPLNRTQIAKRNRSSINMKNFKKFNARRKWKMSFNMVSACNRFCRLQLLCKVRGPEEQELPVSDKTTQLLSYTQSAGFLSPQQERPVLSATDSHFFSEIQVLESVTASLSNK from the exons ATGGCTGTCTTCAAGCTGGATAATGTTGAAGACCTTTATGAGATTGGAAATGTTTTGGGAAG TGGTCACTTCGGGCAGGTGCGTGAGGTGCGAGAACGGGCCACTGGCACTGTCTGGGCTGGGAAGTTCCTGAAGCTGAAGAAAGGTGCAGGAAGCAGGCTGGGCCTGGAGAGGAAGAGTGTGGAGAAGGAGGTGGAGATCCTACAGAGCCTTCAGCATCAAAACATCATGGCTCTCAAAGATGTTTTTGAGAGCAGGGCAGAGGTGGTCCTCATCATTGAGCT CATAAAAGGGGGTGAGCTCTTTGATTTCATTGCTGAGAAAGAAAACCTCACAGAGACGGAAGCCATTGAGTTCATGAAGCAGATTCTGGAAGGTGTCAACTACATGCACCAGAAAAATGTTGCCCATTTTGACCTGAAG CCGGAAAACATCATGTTGTCAGACAAACACGCTCCCAATCCAGACATCAAGATCATTGATTTCGGCATGGCTCATCGGTTCATTCAAGGAGAAGAGTATAAGAGTTTAGGTGGAACCCCACAGTACATTG CCCCTGAGATTATCAACTATGAGCCTCTCAACACGGCAGCAGATATGTG GAGCATTGGTGTCATTACCTACATTCT TTTGAGCGGCCTGTCACCGTTCCAAGGCGAGACAGACGAAGAGACGTTGAGGAACATTGTGGCAATGAACTACGAGTTTGAGCCTTACTACTTCAGCCAAACCAGCAACATGGCCAAAGACTTTATCCAGAAACTACTAGTTAAAAACCAGAG TGAAAGAATGACAGCAGAAGAGTGTCTCATTCATCCCTGGATTAAG CCTCTCAATCGAACTCAAATAGCCAAGAGAAACCGCTCCTCCATCAACATGAAGAACTTCAAAAAGTTCAACGCGAGGAGGAAATGGAAG ATGTCCTTTAACATGGTTTCGGCATGTAATCGGTTTTGTCGACTGCAGTTACTGTGTAAGGTCCGTGGTCCAGAGGAACAAGAACTG cctgtctctgacaaaacaacccagctgcttaGTTACACTCAGAGTgcaggctttttgagtcctcaaCAGGAGAGACCGGTTCTCAGCGCCACGGATTCacacttcttcagtgaaatacag gttttggagtcagtgaCGGCATCTTTAAGCAACAAGTGA
- the si:dkey-240h12.4 gene encoding death-associated protein kinase 2 isoform X3, which yields MAVFKLDNVEDLYEIGNVLGSGHFGQVREVRERATGTVWAGKFLKLKKGAGSRLGLERKSVEKEVEILQSLQHQNIMALKDVFESRAEVVLIIELIKGGELFDFIAEKENLTETEAIEFMKQILEGVNYMHQKNVAHFDLKPENIMLSDKHAPNPDIKIIDFGMAHRFIQGEEYKSLGGTPQYIAPEIINYEPLNTAADMWSIGVITYILLSGLSPFQGETDEETLRNIVAMNYEFEPYYFSQTSNMAKDFIQKLLVKNQSERMTAEECLIHPWIKPLNRTQIAKRNRSSINMKNFKKFNARRKWKMSFNMVSACNRFCRLQLLCKVRGPEEQELRDCESDQEDTSTKPASLLRRRLSSSS from the exons ATGGCTGTCTTCAAGCTGGATAATGTTGAAGACCTTTATGAGATTGGAAATGTTTTGGGAAG TGGTCACTTCGGGCAGGTGCGTGAGGTGCGAGAACGGGCCACTGGCACTGTCTGGGCTGGGAAGTTCCTGAAGCTGAAGAAAGGTGCAGGAAGCAGGCTGGGCCTGGAGAGGAAGAGTGTGGAGAAGGAGGTGGAGATCCTACAGAGCCTTCAGCATCAAAACATCATGGCTCTCAAAGATGTTTTTGAGAGCAGGGCAGAGGTGGTCCTCATCATTGAGCT CATAAAAGGGGGTGAGCTCTTTGATTTCATTGCTGAGAAAGAAAACCTCACAGAGACGGAAGCCATTGAGTTCATGAAGCAGATTCTGGAAGGTGTCAACTACATGCACCAGAAAAATGTTGCCCATTTTGACCTGAAG CCGGAAAACATCATGTTGTCAGACAAACACGCTCCCAATCCAGACATCAAGATCATTGATTTCGGCATGGCTCATCGGTTCATTCAAGGAGAAGAGTATAAGAGTTTAGGTGGAACCCCACAGTACATTG CCCCTGAGATTATCAACTATGAGCCTCTCAACACGGCAGCAGATATGTG GAGCATTGGTGTCATTACCTACATTCT TTTGAGCGGCCTGTCACCGTTCCAAGGCGAGACAGACGAAGAGACGTTGAGGAACATTGTGGCAATGAACTACGAGTTTGAGCCTTACTACTTCAGCCAAACCAGCAACATGGCCAAAGACTTTATCCAGAAACTACTAGTTAAAAACCAGAG TGAAAGAATGACAGCAGAAGAGTGTCTCATTCATCCCTGGATTAAG CCTCTCAATCGAACTCAAATAGCCAAGAGAAACCGCTCCTCCATCAACATGAAGAACTTCAAAAAGTTCAACGCGAGGAGGAAATGGAAG ATGTCCTTTAACATGGTTTCGGCATGTAATCGGTTTTGTCGACTGCAGTTACTGTGTAAGGTCCGTGGTCCAGAGGAACAAGAACTG AGAGACTGTGAGAGCGATCAGGAAGACACCAGCACAAAACCTGCCTCTCTCTTACGCAGACGTCTAAGTAGCAGTTCATAA